The Paracoccus liaowanqingii genome window below encodes:
- the trmD gene encoding tRNA (guanosine(37)-N1)-methyltransferase TrmD yields the protein MTDPAPPDGPQSPAAGPKSHGRLSIRPCLKPRELMAEPQVLGTWTARIITLFPEAFPGILGLSLTGKALAQGLWNLQTIALRDFGMGRHRNVDDTPAGGGAGMVIRADVMDAALREAGRGQPLPVIYMSPRGRPLTQARARELAAGPGVTLICGRFEGIDQRVLDAHQVEEVSIGDYVLTGGEIAAQVLIDATVRLIPRVLGNHDSLAEESFSIGNRGLLEAPQFTKPALWDGREIPPVLLSGNHAAIAKWRSGEAEGLTKQRRPDLWRAYADTHVDPAKDRQRSGASDQSRIHREHEKEPKR from the coding sequence ATGACCGATCCGGCCCCCCCGGACGGGCCCCAATCCCCCGCGGCAGGGCCGAAGTCCCATGGCCGCCTGTCCATCCGCCCCTGCCTGAAGCCGCGCGAGCTGATGGCCGAGCCGCAGGTCCTGGGCACTTGGACCGCGCGGATCATCACGCTGTTCCCCGAGGCCTTCCCCGGCATCCTGGGCCTGTCGCTGACCGGCAAGGCGCTGGCGCAGGGCCTGTGGAACCTGCAGACCATCGCCCTGCGCGATTTCGGCATGGGCCGGCACCGCAATGTCGACGACACGCCCGCGGGCGGCGGCGCGGGCATGGTGATCCGGGCCGACGTGATGGACGCGGCCCTGCGCGAGGCCGGGCGCGGCCAGCCCCTGCCCGTCATCTACATGTCGCCGCGCGGCAGGCCCCTGACGCAGGCACGCGCCCGCGAGCTGGCGGCAGGCCCCGGCGTCACGCTGATCTGCGGCCGCTTCGAGGGGATCGACCAGCGCGTGCTGGACGCCCATCAGGTCGAGGAGGTCAGCATCGGCGATTATGTCCTGACCGGAGGAGAGATCGCCGCTCAGGTCTTGATCGACGCGACGGTCCGGCTTATACCGCGCGTGCTGGGCAATCATGATTCCCTGGCCGAGGAATCCTTTTCCATCGGCAACCGGGGTCTTCTGGAAGCGCCGCAGTTCACCAAGCCCGCCCTCTGGGATGGCCGCGAGATCCCGCCCGTGCTGTTGTCGGGCAATCACGCAGCCATCGCGAAATGGCGGTCCGGTGAGGCCGAAGGGCTGACAAAGCAACGCCGCCCCGATCTGTGGCGGGCATATGCGGACACGCATGTGGACCCGGCTAAGGACCGACAGCGCTCGGGCGCATCAGACCAATCGCGGATACACCGCGAGCATGAGAAGGAACCCAAGCGATGA
- the rimM gene encoding ribosome maturation factor RimM (Essential for efficient processing of 16S rRNA): MTDDRICVGAIAGAFGVHGEVRLKSFCSDPADIATYTPLTSEDGSRQFEISLTREVSGALGARIKGVATKEDADALRGVTLWAPRAALPSLPDDEFYHADLIGLDVVDTGGKPLGRVRALYDHGAGDIIEIVGGAQILMLPFTRAVVPTVDLAARRIVADPPGSGEADPLEPREE, from the coding sequence ATGACGGACGACCGCATCTGCGTCGGCGCAATCGCCGGAGCCTTCGGGGTTCATGGCGAGGTGCGGCTGAAAAGCTTCTGCTCGGACCCGGCCGATATTGCGACCTACACGCCGCTGACCTCGGAAGACGGCAGCCGCCAGTTCGAGATCTCGCTGACCCGCGAGGTCTCGGGCGCCTTGGGCGCCCGGATCAAGGGCGTCGCCACCAAGGAGGATGCCGACGCGCTGCGCGGCGTGACCCTCTGGGCACCGCGCGCGGCCCTGCCCTCGCTGCCCGACGATGAATTCTACCACGCCGACCTGATCGGGCTGGATGTCGTCGATACCGGCGGCAAGCCCCTAGGCCGGGTGCGGGCGCTCTATGATCACGGCGCCGGCGACATCATCGAGATCGTGGGCGGCGCCCAGATCCTGATGCTGCCCTTCACCCGCGCCGTCGTGCCGACCGTCGATCTGGCCGCGCGCCGCATCGTGGCGGATCCGCCCGGTTCGGGCGAGGCCGACCCGCTCGAGCCGCGCGAAGAATGA
- the rpsP gene encoding 30S ribosomal protein S16, which yields MSMKIRLARGGSKKRPHYAIVASDSRMPRDGRFIEKLGTYNPLLAKDSEERVKMDLERVQYWLGQGAQPTDRVARFLEAAGVKEKAERKNMKKAEPGKKAKARADERAAKAAAPAEAE from the coding sequence ATGTCCATGAAGATCCGCCTTGCCCGTGGTGGCAGCAAGAAACGCCCGCACTATGCCATCGTGGCCTCCGATTCGCGCATGCCGCGCGACGGCCGCTTCATCGAGAAGCTGGGCACCTACAACCCGCTGCTGGCGAAGGACAGCGAAGAGCGCGTCAAGATGGACCTCGAGCGCGTCCAGTACTGGCTGGGCCAGGGCGCACAGCCGACCGACCGCGTCGCCCGCTTCCTGGAAGCCGCCGGCGTCAAGGAAAAGGCCGAGCGCAAGAATATGAAGAAGGCCGAGCCCGGCAAGAAAGCCAAGGCCCGCGCCGACGAGCGCGCCGCCAAGGCCGCAGCGCCCGCCGAAGCCGAGTGA
- a CDS encoding chorismate mutase, translating to MTDAATRAAQLLAEHRASIDRLDAILVYTLAERFRHTQSVGRLKARHDLPPSDPSREAQQIERLERLAREADLDPAFARKFLTFVIAEVIRHHEQYQS from the coding sequence ATGACCGACGCCGCGACCCGCGCCGCCCAGCTTCTGGCCGAACACCGCGCCAGCATCGACCGCCTGGATGCCATCCTGGTCTACACACTGGCCGAACGCTTCCGCCACACCCAGTCCGTCGGCCGCCTCAAGGCCCGGCACGACCTTCCGCCGTCCGATCCCTCGCGCGAAGCGCAGCAGATCGAGCGGCTGGAACGCCTCGCGCGCGAGGCCGATCTCGATCCGGCCTTCGCGCGCAAGTTCCTGACCTTCGTGATCGCCGAAGTCATCCGGCATCACGAGCAATACCAGTCCTGA
- a CDS encoding GNAT family N-acetyltransferase codes for MIRLDPTPILTTDRLTLRAPQGSDWPHWRSFHHSDRARFIGGGPAQVQGTSWRAFGHIIGHWAMRGFGMFVFTHKGDDTPLGLTGPWFPEGWPERELGWTVWSSAAEGRGLVAEAARAARRHAFTTLGWTTAVSYIDPDNARSIALAERIGATRDRLAPQPQWDKPCLVYRHPAPDAGAGA; via the coding sequence ATGATCCGCCTCGATCCCACCCCGATCCTGACCACCGACCGCCTGACCCTGCGCGCGCCGCAGGGCAGCGACTGGCCGCATTGGCGCAGCTTTCACCATTCCGACCGCGCCCGCTTCATCGGCGGCGGCCCGGCGCAGGTGCAGGGCACCAGCTGGCGCGCCTTCGGGCATATCATCGGCCATTGGGCCATGCGCGGCTTCGGCATGTTCGTCTTCACCCACAAGGGCGACGACACGCCCCTGGGCCTGACCGGCCCGTGGTTCCCCGAGGGCTGGCCCGAGCGCGAACTGGGCTGGACCGTCTGGTCCTCGGCCGCCGAGGGCCGGGGCCTGGTGGCCGAGGCCGCCCGCGCCGCGCGCCGGCACGCCTTCACCACGCTCGGCTGGACCACCGCCGTCAGCTATATCGACCCGGACAATGCCCGCTCGATCGCGCTGGCGGAACGGATCGGCGCCACCCGCGACCGGTTGGCCCCGCAGCCGCAATGGGACAAGCCCTGCCTGGTCTACCGCCACCCCGCTCCGGATGCGGGGGCGGGCGCATGA